In Corylus avellana chromosome ca2, CavTom2PMs-1.0, the following proteins share a genomic window:
- the LOC132169100 gene encoding uncharacterized protein LOC132169100 encodes MGVGIVVRDHEGRVRAARSFMNMGSLESIAVEALATFYAASLCEEIGLHSILLEGDAHLVIVALEAKDQNGNTYVHLVEVMRLVLSSFHIWQICHLSRDANKAAHGLVKEAIRHVNGRAWMDVISKCICDIVLIE; translated from the coding sequence ATGGGAGTGGGTATTGTGGTGAGAGACCATGAAGGTAGAGTGAGAGCGGCTAGGAGTTTTATGAATATGGGTTCACTGGAGTCGATTGCCGTCGAGGCACTAGCAACTTTTTATGCGGCCAGTTTGTGCGAAGAAATTGGTCTCCACAGTATACTCTTGGAAGGTGATGCACACCTGGTGATTGTTGCTCTAGAGGCTAAGGACCAGAATGGCAACACGTATGTTCATCTCGTGGAAGTTATGAGGTTGGTTTTGAGCTCTTTTCATATATGGCAGATTTGCCATTTGAGTAGGGATGCTAATAAGGCGGCTCATGGTTTAGTTAAGGAGGCCATAAGACATGTCAACGGCAGGGCTTGGATGGATGTTATTTCTAAATGTatttgtgatattgttttgatAGAGTAA
- the LOC132171724 gene encoding transcription termination factor MTERF15, mitochondrial-like: MFALLCSRQVVLLKGRRTQLGLFQQNAFFILKSFTSIGLFESNERQEEEKHSFTVSYLINSCGLSPKSAILASERMNFENPARPDSVLNLLKENGFTNTQISKLVRIHPLLLLSDPEKTLLPKIEFFRSVGVSSSALPVILSSNPMLLARSLEKQLIPCYDFLKSVVLVNDKVLKALKRSPRAFQYNVANNMAPNIALLRQLGVPQSTITFLVSNYPYEAFTTHTRFVEAVHQVMEMGFDPLKTVFVLAIQVLVKMRKPDLESKMEFYMRWGWSKDMALSAFKRYPNCMVLSEEKITKAMDFLMNKMGLPSANIARNPKVLFYSLEKRIMPRFSVIQILQAKGLVKNDLSSGSIILPSERCFVEKFLIKFQDDVPELLNVYQGKMDLIEVGSQSQNVCGAKKL; this comes from the coding sequence ATGTTTGCTCTTCTATGTTCAAGACAGGTTGTATTACTCAAAGGTAGGAGGACCCAACTGGGGCTTTTTCAGCAAAATGCTTTCTTTATTCTAAAATCATTCACATCGATAGGATTATTTGAATCTAATGAAaggcaagaagaagaaaaacattcTTTTACAGTGTCTTACCTCATAAACTCATGCGGGTTGTCCCCAAAATCTGCTATTTTAGCATCCGAGAGGATGAACTTTGAGAACCCAGCGAGACCAGACTCGGTGCTTAATCTTCTCAAAGAGAATGGATTCACCAATACCCAGATCTCCAAACTTGTCAGGATTCATCCACTGTTGCTTTTATCTGATCCTGAGAAGACCCTTTTGCCCAAGATTGAGTTTTTCCGTTCTGTGGGGGTTTCGAGCTCTGCCCTCCCTGTGATCCTCTCTTCAAATCCAATGTTGTTAGCAAGAAGCTTAGAGAAACAGCTAATCCCCTGCTATGATTTCCTCAAGAGTGTGGTTCTTGTCAACGATAAAGTCCTTAAAGCTTTGAAGCGCTCACCACGGGCTTTTCAATATAATGTGGCAAATAATATGGCTCCTAACATTGCACTTTTGAGACAACTTGGAGTGCCTCAATCTACCATTACTTTCTTGGTAAGTAATTATCCTTATGAGGCGTTTACTACGCATACTAGGTTTGTTGAGGCTGTCCATCAGGTTATGGAAATGGGATTCGATCCCTTGAAAACGGTGTTTGTCCTGGCAATCCAAGTGTTAGTGAAGATGCGTAAACCAGATTTGGAGTCAAAGATGGAGTTTTATATGAGGTGGGGTTGGTCTAAGGACATGGCCCTCTCTGCATTTAAAAGGTATCCAAATTGTATGGTTTTATCAGAAGAGAAGATCACGAAAGCAATGGACTTCCTTATGAACAAAATGGGTTTGCCATCTGCTAATATTGCTAGAAATCCTAAAGTTCTATTTTACAGCTTGGAGAAGAGGATAATGCCTAGGTTTTCAGTTATTCAGATTTTACAAGCAAAGGGTTTGGTCAAGAATGATTTGTCCTCAGGATCTATCATACTACCGAGTGAAAGGTGCTTTGTGGAGAAGTTTTTGATCAAATTTCAAGATGATGTTCCTGAACTGTTGAATGTGTATCAGGGTAAGATGGATCTTATCGAGGTTGGAAGTCAATCTCAGAATGTATGTGGTGCTAAAAAGTTGTAA
- the LOC132171725 gene encoding transcription termination factor MTERF2, chloroplastic-like, whose product MFALLCSRQLLLLKSKRTQLGSFQQNAFFILKSFTSIGLCQSSEKQQEEKHSFTVSYLINSCGLSPKSAILASQSMNFDNPGRPDSVLNLLRENGFTPTHISKIIRVKPRFLLYDPEKTLSPKIEFFRSLGVSSSDLPGILSSNPMLLARSLEKQLIPSYDFLKSVVLVNEKVLTALRRSARAFQFNVTTNMAPNVALLRQLGVPQSTISYLVSNYPSQAFTKHTRFAEVVQQVIDMGFNRLKMVFVVAIQVLLKMSKQRFESKLEFYMRWGWSKDMALSAFKRYPICMLLSEEKIMKAMDFLVIKMGSPSADIARTPSVMSYSLEKRIMPRFSVIHILQAKGLVKNDLSSGSIIIPSERCFVEKFLIKFQDDVPELLNVYQGKMGLIEVGSQSQNVCGAKML is encoded by the coding sequence ATGTTTGCTCTTCTCTGTTCAAGACAGCTTCTATTACTCAAAAGTAAGAGGACCCAACTGGGGTCTTTTCAGCAAAATGCTTTCTTTATTCTAAAATCATTCACATCGATAGGGCTATGTCAATCTAgcgaaaaacaacaagaagaaaaacattcTTTTACAGTGTCTTACCTCATAAACTCGTGTGGGTTGTCCCCAAAGTCTGCTATTTTAGCATCCCAGAGTATGAACTTTGACAACCCAGGGAGACCAGACTCGGTGCTTAATCTTCTCAGAGAGAATGGATTCACCCCTACCCATATCTCCAAAATTATCAGGGTAAAGCCACGGTTTCTTTTATATGATCCTGAGAAGACCCTTTCGCCCAAGATTGAGTTTTTCCGTTCTTTGGGGGTTTCGAGCTCTGACCTCCCTGGGATCCTCTCTTCAAATCCAATGTTGTTAGCAAGAAGCTTAGAGAAACAACTAATCCCCTCCTATGATTTCCTCAAGAGTGTGGTTCTTGTCAACGAGAAAGTCCTTACAGCTTTGAGGCGCTCAGCACGGGCTTTTCAATTTAATGTGACAACTAATATGGCTCCTAACGTTGCACTTTTGAGACAACTTGGAGTGCCTCAATCTACCATTTCTTATTTGGTAAGTAATTATCCTTCTCAAGCGTTCACTAAGCATACTAGGTTTGCTGAGGTTGTCCAACAGGTTATAGACATGGGATTCAATCGCTTGAAAATGGTGTTTGTCGTGGCAATCCAAGTGTTATTGAAGATGAGTAAACAAAGATTCGAGTCAAAATTGGAGTTTTATATGAGGTGGGGTTGGTCAAAGGACATGGCCCTCTCTGCATTTAAAAGGTATCCAATTTGTATGCTTTTATCAGAAGAGAAGATCATGAAAGCAATGGACTTCCTTGTGATCAAAATGGGTTCGCCATCTGCTGATATTGCTAGAACTCCTTCAGTTATGTCTTACAGCTTGGAGAAGAGGATAATGCCTAGGTTTTCAGTTATTCACATTTTACAAGCGAAGGGTTTGGTCAAGAATGATTTGTCCTCAGGATCTATCATAATACCGAGTGAAAGGTGCTTCGTGGAGAAGTTTTTGATCAAATTTCAGGACGATGTTCCTGAACTGTTGAATGTGTATCAGGGTAAGATGGGTCTTATCGAGGTTGGAAGTCAATCTCAGAATGTATGTGGTGCTAAAATGTTGTAA
- the LOC132171727 gene encoding transcription termination factor MTERF15, mitochondrial-like isoform X1 encodes MFAFLCSRQLLLLKSRRSQLGFIQQNAFFILKSFASIGLCQSNETQQEEKHSFTVSYLINSCGLSPKSAILASQRMNFENPERPDSVLNLLKENGFTPTQISKIVRVQPMLLLSDPEKTLLPKIEFFRSVGVSSSDLSEILSSNPLLLARSLQKQLIPSYDFLKTVLLVDEKVLATLKRAPRSFLYNVTNNMTPNIAHLRQLGLPQSTISFLVSNYPSEAFAKHTRFVEAVQQVMEMGFNPLKTVFVLAIQVLLKMSKPKLESKLELYKRWGWSEDMALSAFKRHPNCMLLSDGKITKAMDFLVNKMGWPSANIAINPVVLFFSLEKRIMPRFSVIQILQAKGLVKNDLSSGSFILPSEKCFVEKFLIKFQDDVPELLNVYRGKMDLMEVGSQSENARGAKQ; translated from the coding sequence ATGTTTGCTTTTCTCTGTTCAAGACAGCTTCTCTTACTTAAAAGTAGGAGGTCCCAATTGGGGTTTATTCAGCAAAATGCTTTCTTTATTCTAAAATCATTCGCATCGATAGGGTTATGTCAATCTAATGAAACACAACAAGAAGAGAAACATTCTTTTACAGTGTCTTACCTCATAAACTCATGTGGGCTGTCCCCAAAATCTGCTATTTTAGCATCCCAGAGAATGAACTTTGAGAACCCAGAGAGACCAGACTCAGTGCTTAATCTTCTCAAAGAGAATGGATTCACCCCTACCCAGATCTCCAAAATTGTCAGGGTACAACCAATGTTGCTTTTATCTGATCCTGAGAAGACCCTTTTGCCCAAGATTGAGTTTTTCCGTTCTGTGGGGGTTTCGAGCTCTGACCTCTCTGAGATTCTCTCTTCAAACCCATTGTTGTTAGCAAGAAGCTTACAGAAACAACTAATCCCCTCCTATGATTTCCTCAAGACTGTACTTCTTGTCGACGAGAAAGTCCTTGCAACTTTGAAGCGCGCACCACGGTCTTTTCTGTATAATGTGACAAATAATATGACTCCTAACATTGCACATTTGAGACAACTTGGATTGCCTCAATCTACCATTTCTTTCTTGGTAAGTAATTATCCTTCTGAAGCGTTCGCTAAGCATACTAGGTTTGTTGAGGCTGTCCAACAGGTTATGGAAATGGGATTCAATCCCTTGAAAACGGTGTTTGTCCTGGCAATCCAAGTATTATTGAAGATGAGTAAACCAAAGTTGGAGTCTAAGTTGGAGCTTTATAAGAGGTGGGGTTGGTCAGAGGACATGGCCCTCTCAGCATTTAAAAGGCATCCAAATTGTATGCTTTTATCGGATGGGAAGATCACGAAAGCAATGGACTTCCTTGTGAACAAAATGGGTTGGCCATCTGCTAATATTGCTATTAATCCTGTAGTTCTATTTTTCAGCTTGGAGAAGAGGATAATGCCTAGGTTTTCAGTTATTCAGATTTTACAAGCGAAGGGTTTGGTCAAGAATGATTTGTCCTCAGGATCTTTCATACTACCTAGTGAGAAGTGCTTTGTGGAGAAGTTTTTGATCAAATTTCAAGACGATGTTCCTGAACTGTTGAATGTGTATCGGGGTAAGATGGATCTTATGGAGGTTGGAAGTCAATCTGAGAATGCACGTGGTGCTAAACAGTAG
- the LOC132171727 gene encoding transcription termination factor MTERF15, mitochondrial-like isoform X2, with the protein MFAFLCSRQLLLLKSRRSQLGFIQQNAFFILKSFASIGLCQSNETQQEEKHSFTVSYLINSCGLSPKSAILASQRMNFENPERPDSVLNLLKENGFTPTQISKIVRVQPMLLLSDPEKTLLPKIEFFRSVGVSSSDLSEILSSNPLLLARSLQKQLIPSYDFLKTVLLVDEKVLATLKRAPRSFLYNVTNNMTPNIAHLRQLGLPQSTISFLVSNYPSEAFAKHTRFVEAVQQVMEMGFNPLKTVFVLAIQVLLKMSKPKLESKLELYKRWGWSEDMALSAFKRHPNCMLLSDGKITKAMDFLVNKMGWPSANIAINPVVLFFSLEKRIMPRFSVIQILQAKGLVKNDLSSGSFILPSEKCFVEKFLIKFQDDVPELLNVYRGMWRYADA; encoded by the exons ATGTTTGCTTTTCTCTGTTCAAGACAGCTTCTCTTACTTAAAAGTAGGAGGTCCCAATTGGGGTTTATTCAGCAAAATGCTTTCTTTATTCTAAAATCATTCGCATCGATAGGGTTATGTCAATCTAATGAAACACAACAAGAAGAGAAACATTCTTTTACAGTGTCTTACCTCATAAACTCATGTGGGCTGTCCCCAAAATCTGCTATTTTAGCATCCCAGAGAATGAACTTTGAGAACCCAGAGAGACCAGACTCAGTGCTTAATCTTCTCAAAGAGAATGGATTCACCCCTACCCAGATCTCCAAAATTGTCAGGGTACAACCAATGTTGCTTTTATCTGATCCTGAGAAGACCCTTTTGCCCAAGATTGAGTTTTTCCGTTCTGTGGGGGTTTCGAGCTCTGACCTCTCTGAGATTCTCTCTTCAAACCCATTGTTGTTAGCAAGAAGCTTACAGAAACAACTAATCCCCTCCTATGATTTCCTCAAGACTGTACTTCTTGTCGACGAGAAAGTCCTTGCAACTTTGAAGCGCGCACCACGGTCTTTTCTGTATAATGTGACAAATAATATGACTCCTAACATTGCACATTTGAGACAACTTGGATTGCCTCAATCTACCATTTCTTTCTTGGTAAGTAATTATCCTTCTGAAGCGTTCGCTAAGCATACTAGGTTTGTTGAGGCTGTCCAACAGGTTATGGAAATGGGATTCAATCCCTTGAAAACGGTGTTTGTCCTGGCAATCCAAGTATTATTGAAGATGAGTAAACCAAAGTTGGAGTCTAAGTTGGAGCTTTATAAGAGGTGGGGTTGGTCAGAGGACATGGCCCTCTCAGCATTTAAAAGGCATCCAAATTGTATGCTTTTATCGGATGGGAAGATCACGAAAGCAATGGACTTCCTTGTGAACAAAATGGGTTGGCCATCTGCTAATATTGCTATTAATCCTGTAGTTCTATTTTTCAGCTTGGAGAAGAGGATAATGCCTAGGTTTTCAGTTATTCAGATTTTACAAGCGAAGGGTTTGGTCAAGAATGATTTGTCCTCAGGATCTTTCATACTACCTAGTGAGAAGTGCTTTGTGGAGAAGTTTTTGATCAAATTTCAAGACGATGTTCCTGAACTGTTGAATGTGTATCGGG GTATGTGGCGATATGCGGATGCTTGA
- the LOC132169101 gene encoding monothiol glutaredoxin-S6-like, producing the protein MDTVTRMVADKPVVIFSKSSCCMSHSVRSLICGFGANPTVYELDQAPNGRQIERELQQLGCQPSVPAVFIGQEFIGGSKEVNSLHLRNELVPLLIRAKAIWIWNQQ; encoded by the coding sequence ATGGATACTGTGACGAGGATGGTGGCTGACAAGCCAGTGGTGATCTTCAGCAAGAGCTCTTGCTGCATGAGCCACTCTGTGAGGTCACTCATATGTGGGTTTGGGGCAAACCCTACAGTTTATGAGCTCGATCAGGCGCCCAATGGACGGCAAATCGAACGGGAGCTGCAGCAGCTGGGATGTCAACCGAGCGTGCCGGCCGTGTTTATAGGGCAAGAGTTCATTGGTGGCAGCAAAGAGGTCAACAGCCTCCATCTTAGGAATGAGCTTGTCCCTCTGCTCATAAGGGCCAAAGCTATATGGATTTGGAACCAACAATAA